One segment of Phaeacidiphilus oryzae TH49 DNA contains the following:
- a CDS encoding aldehyde dehydrogenase (NADP(+)), with the protein MEQSRPLRQRAEQAVNTVPVWSVDPRTGEQIEQVTVEATGADVDRAVRAAAGTRQSLADRARRAEFLRAVAAELESDGERIIAAADRESALGVPRLTGELARTAYQFRAFADVVDEGAYLDVIIDHADPQAKPVPRPDLRRWKTPLGVVAVFAASNFPLAFSVSGGDTASALAAGCPVVAKAHPDHPATSELTGAAIRRAAVASGLDEDVLVVVHGRQAGVDLVRHPEIAGVGFTGSVAGGRFLFDLAVSREQPIPFYGELGSLNPVVVTEAAASARAKEIGTGLAGSFTLGMGQFCTKPGLVLVPAGPAGDEVEAALAAAAGEAASGALLDPRMREAFLAGFAERAELAGVSVAVEAGADDGVDGVPLAVRPGYLRVAAADVGDGSALLEECFGPVTVIVRYEDAAEVERVLAAVGGNLTATLHAEADEPAARELLERLAGVAGRVLFGGWPTGVAVAAGMNHGGPYPSSTSTSTSVGATAIERWVRPVAFQNAPEALLPVELRDAGVAGLPRRVDGVLHI; encoded by the coding sequence ATGGAACAGAGTCGACCACTGCGACAGAGGGCGGAGCAAGCTGTGAACACGGTCCCAGTGTGGAGTGTGGACCCGCGCACCGGGGAGCAGATCGAGCAGGTCACCGTCGAGGCGACCGGCGCGGACGTGGACCGCGCCGTACGCGCGGCGGCCGGCACGCGGCAGAGTCTGGCAGACCGGGCCCGCCGTGCCGAGTTCCTCCGCGCGGTGGCGGCCGAGCTGGAGTCCGACGGCGAGCGGATCATCGCCGCCGCCGACCGGGAGAGCGCCCTCGGGGTGCCCCGGCTGACCGGTGAACTGGCCCGTACCGCCTACCAGTTCCGGGCCTTCGCGGACGTCGTCGACGAGGGCGCGTACCTGGACGTGATCATCGATCACGCGGACCCGCAGGCCAAGCCGGTGCCGCGGCCGGACCTGCGGCGGTGGAAGACGCCGCTGGGCGTCGTCGCGGTCTTCGCGGCCAGCAACTTCCCCCTCGCGTTCAGCGTCTCCGGCGGGGACACCGCGAGCGCGCTGGCCGCCGGGTGCCCGGTGGTCGCCAAGGCGCACCCCGACCACCCGGCGACGAGCGAGCTCACCGGAGCGGCGATCCGGCGGGCGGCGGTGGCGTCCGGCCTCGACGAGGACGTGCTGGTGGTCGTGCACGGCCGGCAGGCCGGCGTGGACCTGGTGCGGCATCCGGAGATCGCCGGGGTCGGGTTCACCGGGTCGGTGGCCGGCGGGCGGTTCCTCTTCGACCTGGCGGTGAGCAGGGAGCAGCCGATCCCGTTCTACGGCGAGCTGGGCTCGCTCAACCCGGTCGTGGTGACGGAGGCCGCGGCCTCGGCGCGGGCCAAGGAGATCGGAACCGGGCTCGCCGGGTCCTTCACCCTGGGGATGGGCCAGTTCTGCACCAAGCCCGGACTGGTGCTGGTGCCGGCCGGGCCGGCCGGCGACGAGGTGGAGGCCGCGCTGGCGGCCGCGGCCGGCGAGGCCGCGTCCGGCGCGCTGCTCGACCCGCGGATGCGGGAGGCCTTCCTGGCCGGGTTCGCCGAACGGGCGGAGCTGGCGGGCGTCTCGGTCGCGGTCGAGGCCGGCGCGGACGACGGCGTCGACGGGGTGCCGCTGGCCGTGCGGCCGGGGTACCTGCGGGTCGCGGCGGCGGACGTGGGCGACGGGTCGGCGCTCCTTGAGGAGTGCTTCGGGCCGGTGACCGTGATCGTGCGGTACGAGGACGCGGCGGAGGTCGAGCGGGTGCTGGCCGCCGTCGGCGGGAACCTGACCGCCACCCTCCACGCGGAGGCGGACGAGCCGGCGGCGCGGGAGCTGCTGGAGCGGCTGGCCGGGGTCGCCGGACGGGTGCTGTTCGGCGGCTGGCCGACCGGCGTCGCGGTGGCGGCGGGGATGAACCACGGTGGGCCCTACCCGTCCTCCACCTCCACCTCCACCTCGGTGGGGGCCACGGCGATCGAGCGGTGGGTGCGGCCGGTGGCGTTCCAGAACGCGCCGGAGGCGCTGCTGCCGGTCGAGCTGCGGGACGCGGGCGTGGCGGGGCTGCCGCGGCGGGTGGACGGGGTGCTCCACATCTGA
- the pepN gene encoding aminopeptidase N, which yields MGVLTRVEAVERRRLLDVRSVVVGLDLTRGAELFGSRTEIRFACAEPGPQARTFVDVKPAALRRVVLNGRDLDPGLLADGRFPLEALAAENELLVEADMAYSRTGEGMHRFVDPEDGEAYVYTQAFLDDGPRVFAAFDQPDLKAPYQVAVRAPEGWRVVGNTRAVERDGGVWEFEATRPISSYLVAVVAGPLHSVWDEHDGIPLGLHARRSLARYLDADAPEILEITRQCFDRYHAVFRERYPFGSYDQCLVPEFNAGAMENPGCVTFREEYLFRAAVTEAQREERGLVIAHEMAHMWFGDLVTMRWWDDLWLNESFAEFMGQWVLASATRFDEAWTGFAASRKPWGYAADQRPSTHPVAPTDVADTAQALLNFDGISYAKGASALRQLMAWLGEEAFLAGANAHFARHRFGNAGLEDLLDALAAESGRDVHGWAERWLRTTGVDTLRVVEGPGGGRQLRQSAAGPVLRPHVVEVGLYDAGLRRTGGSAVELRGDGAPIGLTAAGAAELVLPNDGDLTYAKIRLDERGMRAVRRGLGGMADSLGRALLWASVRDAVRDGELDPEEYLALVEGQLAGERSVRVLESALVFAQRPVADLYLPAERRKGALERLAEVCRGLVEGGADPGVRLAALRGLIDASEGERELVALAGWLEEGEALGVPLDPELRWRILLRLGSAGAAGEAEIAAELERDPSDTGAEGAARCRAALPDPAAKERAWASVFEADGLSNYLLKAVLQGFWQPGARQAELLEPYVERYFAQAPGAAGRRGPAVGKALGSLGFPGHAADPRTLGRAEKCLASEEGLTEALRRAMADSADDLRRAVRVRELAAGGAGLAGAGSAGSAGSAGSAGSAVSAGGASAGPGAGAGAAGAGGKTEGAE from the coding sequence ATGGGTGTGCTCACGCGGGTGGAAGCGGTGGAACGGCGGCGGCTGCTGGACGTCCGGTCGGTCGTCGTGGGGCTGGACCTGACGCGGGGGGCCGAGCTCTTCGGGTCGCGGACCGAGATCAGGTTCGCCTGCGCGGAGCCCGGTCCGCAGGCGCGGACCTTCGTGGACGTGAAGCCGGCCGCCCTGCGGCGGGTGGTGCTGAACGGGCGGGATCTCGACCCGGGGCTGCTGGCGGACGGGCGGTTCCCGCTGGAGGCGCTCGCCGCCGAGAACGAGCTGCTGGTCGAGGCCGACATGGCCTACTCGCGCACCGGCGAGGGGATGCACCGGTTCGTCGACCCGGAGGACGGCGAGGCCTACGTCTACACCCAGGCCTTCCTGGACGACGGCCCGCGGGTGTTCGCCGCGTTCGACCAGCCGGACCTGAAGGCGCCGTACCAGGTGGCGGTCCGGGCGCCCGAGGGATGGCGGGTGGTCGGCAACACCCGGGCGGTGGAACGGGACGGCGGGGTCTGGGAGTTCGAGGCGACCCGGCCGATCTCCAGCTACCTGGTGGCGGTGGTCGCCGGGCCGCTCCACTCGGTGTGGGACGAGCACGACGGGATTCCGCTCGGGCTGCACGCGCGGCGGTCGCTCGCGCGGTACCTGGACGCGGACGCGCCGGAGATCCTGGAGATCACCAGGCAGTGCTTCGACCGGTACCACGCGGTGTTCCGTGAGCGGTACCCGTTCGGGTCCTACGACCAGTGCCTGGTGCCGGAGTTCAACGCCGGGGCGATGGAGAACCCGGGCTGCGTGACCTTCCGCGAGGAGTACCTCTTCCGGGCCGCGGTCACCGAGGCCCAGCGCGAGGAGCGCGGGCTGGTCATCGCCCACGAGATGGCGCACATGTGGTTCGGCGACCTGGTCACCATGCGGTGGTGGGACGACCTCTGGCTGAACGAGTCCTTCGCCGAGTTCATGGGGCAGTGGGTGCTGGCCTCGGCCACCCGCTTCGACGAGGCGTGGACCGGCTTCGCGGCCTCCCGCAAGCCGTGGGGGTACGCGGCGGACCAGCGGCCGTCCACCCATCCCGTGGCGCCCACCGACGTCGCGGACACCGCGCAGGCGCTGCTCAACTTCGACGGGATCTCGTACGCCAAGGGCGCCTCCGCGCTGCGGCAGCTGATGGCCTGGCTGGGCGAGGAGGCCTTTCTGGCCGGGGCCAACGCCCACTTCGCCCGGCACCGGTTCGGCAACGCCGGTCTCGAGGACCTGCTGGACGCGCTGGCCGCGGAGAGCGGCCGGGACGTCCACGGCTGGGCCGAGCGGTGGCTGCGCACCACCGGGGTGGACACCCTGCGGGTGGTCGAGGGCCCGGGCGGCGGCCGGCAGCTGCGGCAGTCCGCGGCCGGTCCGGTGCTCCGCCCGCATGTCGTCGAGGTCGGGCTCTACGACGCCGGGTTGAGGCGGACCGGGGGGTCTGCGGTCGAGCTTCGGGGGGACGGGGCGCCGATCGGGCTGACCGCCGCGGGCGCGGCCGAGCTGGTGCTGCCCAACGACGGGGACCTGACGTACGCCAAGATCCGGCTGGACGAGCGGGGGATGCGGGCCGTGCGGCGCGGGCTCGGGGGGATGGCGGACTCGCTGGGCCGGGCGCTGCTCTGGGCCTCCGTCCGGGACGCGGTGCGGGACGGCGAGCTCGACCCGGAGGAGTACCTCGCCCTGGTGGAGGGGCAGTTGGCCGGGGAGCGCTCGGTCCGGGTGCTGGAGTCGGCGCTGGTCTTCGCGCAGCGCCCGGTGGCCGATCTGTATCTGCCGGCCGAGCGGCGGAAGGGCGCGCTGGAGCGGCTGGCGGAGGTCTGCCGCGGGCTGGTGGAGGGTGGGGCGGACCCCGGCGTGCGGTTGGCGGCCCTGCGCGGGCTGATCGACGCGAGCGAGGGGGAGCGGGAACTCGTGGCGCTGGCCGGGTGGCTGGAGGAGGGGGAGGCGCTGGGCGTCCCGCTGGACCCGGAGCTGCGCTGGCGGATCCTGCTGCGGCTGGGCTCCGCCGGCGCCGCAGGGGAGGCGGAGATCGCCGCCGAGCTGGAGCGCGACCCGAGCGACACCGGTGCGGAGGGCGCCGCCCGCTGCCGGGCCGCGCTACCCGATCCGGCGGCGAAGGAGCGGGCCTGGGCGTCCGTGTTCGAGGCGGACGGGCTCTCCAACTACCTGCTGAAGGCCGTGCTGCAGGGCTTCTGGCAGCCGGGAGCGCGCCAGGCGGAGCTGCTGGAGCCTTATGTGGAGCGGTACTTCGCGCAGGCGCCGGGGGCGGCCGGGCGGCGCGGGCCGGCCGTCGGCAAGGCGCTGGGCAGCCTCGGCTTCCCCGGGCACGCGGCCGATCCGCGCACCCTCGGGCGGGCCGAGAAGTGCCTGGCCTCGGAGGAAGGGCTGACCGAAGCCCTGCGCCGGGCGATGGCCGACTCGGCGGACGATCTGCGCCGGGCGGTGCGGGTGCGGGAACTCGCGGCGGGCGGGGCTGGTTTGGCTGGTGCGGGTAGTGCGGG